Proteins encoded by one window of Ovis canadensis isolate MfBH-ARS-UI-01 breed Bighorn chromosome 14, ARS-UI_OviCan_v2, whole genome shotgun sequence:
- the CDH16 gene encoding cadherin-16 isoform X1 encodes MVAAWLWLLCFLVPQALPRAQPAELYVEVPENYGGNFPLYLTKLPLPREETEGQVVLSGDAGVAGEGPFAVDPEAGFLLVTRALDREEQAEYQLQVTLETEDRHVLWGPQPVRVRVKDENDQVPHFSQATYKVQLSRGTRLGVPFFFLEASDGDEPGTANSDLRFHILNQAPAQPASDMFQLEPRLGALALSPEGSASLDKALEGYYQLLVQVKDMGDQASGHQATATIDVSIVENTWVPLDPVHLAENLQVPYPHHIAQVHWNVGNVHYHLESQPQGPFDVDTEGKLYVTQELDREAQAEYLLQVRAQNTHSEDYAEPLELQVVVTDENDNAPVCPPRGPSVSIPELSPPGTKVAKVSAEDADAPSSPNSHVVYQLLSPEPEEPAELRAFELDSSSGSVTLGAAQLQAGQNILLQVLAMDLGGTDGGLSSTCEIPVTITDINDHAPEFTASQIEPVSLPEDAEPGTLVTTLTATDADLEPAFRLMDFAIEAGDEEGTFSLDWEPDSGHVQLRLLKNLSYEAVPSHKLVVVVRNVEELVGPGPGPGATATVTVLVERVVPPPQLDQESYEASVPISTPAGSLLLTVQPSDPLSSPLRFSLVNDSEGWLCIKEISGEVHTARPLQGAQPGDMYTVLIEAQDADEPTLSTSATLVIHFLKALPAPTPTLAPVPSRHLCTPRQDHGVVVSGPREDSDLAGGHGPFSFALGPNPTVQRDWRLRALNGSHAYLTLGLHWVEPREHVVPIAVSHNNQIWHIQVRVIVCRCNVEGQCMRKVGRMKGMPTKLSAVGILVGTLIAIGIFLILIFTHLTLARKKDLDQPVDNVPLKVAV; translated from the exons ATGGTCGCTGCCTGGCTCTGGCTACTTTGCTTCTTGGTCCCCCAG GCTCTCCCTAGAGCCCAGCCTGCAGAGCTGTATGTCGAAGTCCCGGAAAACTATGGTGGAAATTTCCCTTTGTACTTGACGAAG CTGCCATTGCCCCGTGAGGAGACTGAGGGCCAGGTTGTGCtgtcaggagatgcaggagtggCAGGGGAGGGCCCCTTTGCTGTGGACCCAGAAGCTGGCTTCCTGCTGGTGACCAGGGCCCTGGACCGGGAGGAACAGGCAGAGTACCAGCTACAG GTCACCCTGGAGACCGAGGACAGACATGTCCTGTGGGGCCCGCAACCTGTGCGTGTGCGTGTGAAGGATGAGAATGACCAGGTGCCCCACTTCTCCCAGGCCACCTACAAAGTTCAGCTGAGCCGGGGTACTAGGCTGG gtgtccccttcttcttcctggAGGCTTCTGATGGGGATGAGCCAGGCACAGCCAACTCGGATCTTCGGTTCCACATCCTGAACcaggccccagcccagcctgctTCAGATATGTTCCAGCTGGAACCTCGGCTGGGTGCTCTGGCTCTGAGCCCTGAGG GGAGCGCCAGCCTAGACAAGGCTCTGGAGGGGTACTACCAGCTGTTGGTACAGGTCAAGGACATGGGTGACCAGGCTTCGGGCCACCAGGCCACAGCCACCATAGATGTCTCTATAGTGGAGAACACCTGGGTGCCCCTAGATCCTGTCCATCTGGCAGAGAATCTCCAAGTCCCATACCCACACCACATTGCCCAG GTCCACTGGAATGTGGGGAATGTACATTATCACCTGGAGAGCCAGCCCCAGGGACCCTTTgatgtggacacagaggggaaaCTCTACGTGACCCAGGAGCTGGACCGAGAAGCCCAGGCTGAG TACCTGCTCCAGGTGCGGGCTCAGAACACCCACAGCGAGGACTACGCGGAACCACTGGAGCTGCAGGTGGTGGTGACGGATGAGAATGACAATGCACCCGTCTGCCCTCCACGAGGCCCCTCGGTCAGCATCCCGGAGCTCAGCCCCCCAG GCACCAAGGTGGCTAAGGTTTCAGCAGAGGACGCTGATGCCCCCAGTTCCCCCAATTCCCATGTTGTGTATCAGCTACTGAGCCCTGAGCCTGAGGAGCCAGCAGAACTGAGAGCCTTCGAGCTGGACTCCTCCTCGGGGAGTGTGACCCTGGGGGCTGCCCAGCTCCAAGCTGGCCAGAACATCCTGCTTCAGGTGCTGGCCATGGACCTAGGAGGAACAGATGGTG GCCTTAGCAGCACCTGTGAAATACCAGTCACCATTACAGACATCAATGACCATGCCCCTGAGTTCACCGCTTCCCAG ATTGAGCCCGTAAGTCTCCCTGAGGATGCAGAGCCTGGGACTCTGGTGACCACACTCACGGCCACTGATGCTGACCTCGAGCCTGCCTTCCGCCTCATGGACTTTGCCATCGAGGCAGGGGATGAGGAGGGGACCTTCAGCCTGGACTGGGAGCCAGACTCCGGTCATGTCCAGCTGCGACTCCTCAAA AACCTCAGCTATGAGGCAGTTCCGAGCCAcaagttggtggtggtggtgcggaACGTGGAAGAGCTGGTGgggccaggcccaggcccaggagccacagccacTGTGACTGTGCTGGTGGAAAGGGTGGTGCCGCCTCCTCAGCTGGACCAGGAGAGCTATGAGGCCAGCGTGCCCATCAGCACCCCTGCCGGCTCCCTCCTGCTGACCGTCCAGCCCTCAGACCCCCTGAGCAGTCCCCTCAG GTTCTCCCTGGTCAATGACTCCGAGGGCTGGCTCTGCATCAAGGAGATCTCAGGGGAGGTGCACACAGCCCGGCCCCTGCAGGGCGCCCAGCCTGGGGACATGTACACAGTGCTCATAGAGGCCCAGGATGCAG ATGAACCAACGCTGAGCACCTCTGCGACCCTTGTGATCCACTTCCTGAAGGCCCTTCCTGCCCCAACCCCGACGCTGGCTCCCGTGCCCTCCCGACACCTATGCACGCCCCGCCAGGACCATGGCGTGGTTGTCAGTGGCCCCAGGGAGGACTCTGATCTGGCTGGTGGACATGGTCCCTTCAGCTTTGCGCTTGGTCCCAACCCCACGGTGCAGCGGGACTGGCGTCTCCGGGCTCTCAACG GGTCCCATGCCTACCTCACCTTGGGCCTGCATTGGGTGGAGCCTCGCGAACACGTAGTCCCCATAGCTGTCAGCCACAATAACCAGATATGGCATATCCAGGTCCGAG TGATCGTGTGTCGTTGCAACGTGGAGGGGCAGTGCATGCGCAAGGTGGGCCGCATGAAGGGCATGCCCACGAAGCTGTCGGCGGTGGGCATTCTCGTGGGCACCCTGATAGCAATAG GCATCTTCCTCATCCTCATCTTTACCCACTTGACCCTGGCGAGGAAGAAGGACCTGGATCAGCCGGTAGACAATGTGCCCCTGAAGGTGGCAGTTTAA
- the CDH16 gene encoding cadherin-16 isoform X2, producing MVAAWLWLLCFLVPQALPRAQPAELYVEVPENYGGNFPLYLTKLPLPREETEGQVVLSGDAGVAGEGPFAVDPEAGFLLVTRALDREEQAEYQLQVTLETEDRHVLWGPQPVRVRVKDENDQVPHFSQATYKVQLSRGTRLGVPFFFLEASDGDEPGTANSDLRFHILNQAPAQPASDMFQLEPRLGALALSPEGSASLDKALEGYYQLLVQVKDMGDQASGHQATATIDVSIVENTWVPLDPVHLAENLQVPYPHHIAQVHWNVGNVHYHLESQPQGPFDVDTEGKLYVTQELDREAQAEYLLQVRAQNTHSEDYAEPLELQVVVTDENDNAPVCPPRGPSVSIPELSPPGTKVAKVSAEDADAPSSPNSHVVYQLLSPEPEEPAELRAFELDSSSGSVTLGAAQLQAGQNILLQVLAMDLGGTDGGLSSTCEIPVTITDINDHAPEFTASQIEPVSLPEDAEPGTLVTTLTATDADLEPAFRLMDFAIEAGDEEGTFSLDWEPDSGHVQLRLLKNLSYEAVPSHKLVVVVRNVEELVGPGPGPGATATVTVLVERVVPPPQLDQESYEASVPISTPAGSLLLTVQPSDPLSSPLRFSLVNDSEGWLCIKEISGEVHTARPLQGAQPGDMYTVLIEAQDADEPTLSTSATLVIHFLKALPAPTPTLAPVPSRHLCTPRQDHGVVVSGPREDSDLAGGHGPFSFALGPNPTVQRDWRLRALNGSHAYLTLGLHWVEPREHVVPIAVSHNNQIWHIQVRGIFLILIFTHLTLARKKDLDQPVDNVPLKVAV from the exons ATGGTCGCTGCCTGGCTCTGGCTACTTTGCTTCTTGGTCCCCCAG GCTCTCCCTAGAGCCCAGCCTGCAGAGCTGTATGTCGAAGTCCCGGAAAACTATGGTGGAAATTTCCCTTTGTACTTGACGAAG CTGCCATTGCCCCGTGAGGAGACTGAGGGCCAGGTTGTGCtgtcaggagatgcaggagtggCAGGGGAGGGCCCCTTTGCTGTGGACCCAGAAGCTGGCTTCCTGCTGGTGACCAGGGCCCTGGACCGGGAGGAACAGGCAGAGTACCAGCTACAG GTCACCCTGGAGACCGAGGACAGACATGTCCTGTGGGGCCCGCAACCTGTGCGTGTGCGTGTGAAGGATGAGAATGACCAGGTGCCCCACTTCTCCCAGGCCACCTACAAAGTTCAGCTGAGCCGGGGTACTAGGCTGG gtgtccccttcttcttcctggAGGCTTCTGATGGGGATGAGCCAGGCACAGCCAACTCGGATCTTCGGTTCCACATCCTGAACcaggccccagcccagcctgctTCAGATATGTTCCAGCTGGAACCTCGGCTGGGTGCTCTGGCTCTGAGCCCTGAGG GGAGCGCCAGCCTAGACAAGGCTCTGGAGGGGTACTACCAGCTGTTGGTACAGGTCAAGGACATGGGTGACCAGGCTTCGGGCCACCAGGCCACAGCCACCATAGATGTCTCTATAGTGGAGAACACCTGGGTGCCCCTAGATCCTGTCCATCTGGCAGAGAATCTCCAAGTCCCATACCCACACCACATTGCCCAG GTCCACTGGAATGTGGGGAATGTACATTATCACCTGGAGAGCCAGCCCCAGGGACCCTTTgatgtggacacagaggggaaaCTCTACGTGACCCAGGAGCTGGACCGAGAAGCCCAGGCTGAG TACCTGCTCCAGGTGCGGGCTCAGAACACCCACAGCGAGGACTACGCGGAACCACTGGAGCTGCAGGTGGTGGTGACGGATGAGAATGACAATGCACCCGTCTGCCCTCCACGAGGCCCCTCGGTCAGCATCCCGGAGCTCAGCCCCCCAG GCACCAAGGTGGCTAAGGTTTCAGCAGAGGACGCTGATGCCCCCAGTTCCCCCAATTCCCATGTTGTGTATCAGCTACTGAGCCCTGAGCCTGAGGAGCCAGCAGAACTGAGAGCCTTCGAGCTGGACTCCTCCTCGGGGAGTGTGACCCTGGGGGCTGCCCAGCTCCAAGCTGGCCAGAACATCCTGCTTCAGGTGCTGGCCATGGACCTAGGAGGAACAGATGGTG GCCTTAGCAGCACCTGTGAAATACCAGTCACCATTACAGACATCAATGACCATGCCCCTGAGTTCACCGCTTCCCAG ATTGAGCCCGTAAGTCTCCCTGAGGATGCAGAGCCTGGGACTCTGGTGACCACACTCACGGCCACTGATGCTGACCTCGAGCCTGCCTTCCGCCTCATGGACTTTGCCATCGAGGCAGGGGATGAGGAGGGGACCTTCAGCCTGGACTGGGAGCCAGACTCCGGTCATGTCCAGCTGCGACTCCTCAAA AACCTCAGCTATGAGGCAGTTCCGAGCCAcaagttggtggtggtggtgcggaACGTGGAAGAGCTGGTGgggccaggcccaggcccaggagccacagccacTGTGACTGTGCTGGTGGAAAGGGTGGTGCCGCCTCCTCAGCTGGACCAGGAGAGCTATGAGGCCAGCGTGCCCATCAGCACCCCTGCCGGCTCCCTCCTGCTGACCGTCCAGCCCTCAGACCCCCTGAGCAGTCCCCTCAG GTTCTCCCTGGTCAATGACTCCGAGGGCTGGCTCTGCATCAAGGAGATCTCAGGGGAGGTGCACACAGCCCGGCCCCTGCAGGGCGCCCAGCCTGGGGACATGTACACAGTGCTCATAGAGGCCCAGGATGCAG ATGAACCAACGCTGAGCACCTCTGCGACCCTTGTGATCCACTTCCTGAAGGCCCTTCCTGCCCCAACCCCGACGCTGGCTCCCGTGCCCTCCCGACACCTATGCACGCCCCGCCAGGACCATGGCGTGGTTGTCAGTGGCCCCAGGGAGGACTCTGATCTGGCTGGTGGACATGGTCCCTTCAGCTTTGCGCTTGGTCCCAACCCCACGGTGCAGCGGGACTGGCGTCTCCGGGCTCTCAACG GGTCCCATGCCTACCTCACCTTGGGCCTGCATTGGGTGGAGCCTCGCGAACACGTAGTCCCCATAGCTGTCAGCCACAATAACCAGATATGGCATATCCAGGTCCGAG GCATCTTCCTCATCCTCATCTTTACCCACTTGACCCTGGCGAGGAAGAAGGACCTGGATCAGCCGGTAGACAATGTGCCCCTGAAGGTGGCAGTTTAA
- the RRAD gene encoding GTP-binding protein RAD gives MTLNGGGSGANGNRGGGRERDRRRGSTPWGPALPLHRRSMPVDERDLQAALSPGALTTAEAATGAQGPRLDWPEGSSDSLSSGGSDSDESVYKVLLLGAPGVGKSALARIFGGVEDGPEAEAAGHTYDRSIMVDGEEASLMVYDIWEQDGGRWLPGHCLAMGDAYVIVYSVTDKGSFEKASELRVQLRRARQTDDVPIILVGNKSDLVRSREVSLDEGRACAVVFDCKFIETSAALHHNVQALFEGVVRQIRLRRDSKEANARRQAGTRRRESLGKKAKRFLGRIVARNSRKMAMRAKSKSCHDLSVL, from the exons ATGACTCTGAACGGCGGCGGCAGCGGAGCCAACGGGAACCGCGGCGGGGGCCGGGAACGCGATCGCCGTCGGGGCAGCACACCTTGGGGCCCCGCGCTCCCGCTGCACCGCCGGAGCATGCCGGTGGACGAGCGCGACCTGCAGGCGGCGCTGTCTCCGGGCGCTCTGACAACGGCCGAAGCCGCGACAGGGGCCCAGGGTCCGAGGCTGGACTGGCCCGAGGGCTCCTCCGACTCGCTCAGCTCGGGAGGAAGCGATTCAGACGAGAGCGTTTACAAGGTGCTGCTGCTGGGGGCGCCTGGCGTGGGCAAGAGCGCTCTGGCGCGCATCTTCGGAGGTGTAGAGGACGGGCCTGAAGCTGAAGCCGCAG GGCACACATATGACCGCTCCATCATGGTGGACGGAGAAGAGGCGTCACTCATGGTCTATGACATTTGGGAGCAG GATGGGGGTCGCTGGCTACCCGGACACTGCCTGGCCATGGGAGATGCATATGTCATTGTGTACTCAGTGACTGACAAGGGAAGCTTCGAGAAGGCCTCAGAGCTGCGGGTCCAGCTTCGGCGGGCGCGGCAGACCGACGACGTGCCCATCATCCTAGTGGGCAACAAGAGCGACCTGGTGCGCTCTCGCGAGGTCTCCTTGGATG AGGGCCGGGCCTGCGCCGTTGTCTTTGACTGCAAGTTCATCGAGACGTCGGCTGCGCTGCATCACAACGTCCAGGCGCTGTTCGAGGGTGTTGTGCGTCAGATACGCCTGCGCAGGGACAGCAAAGAGGCCAATGCGCGTCGTCAAGCGGGTACCCGGCGGCGAGAGAGCCTGGGCAAGAAGGCGAAGCGCTTCCTGGGCCGCATCGTCGCTCGAAACAGCCGCAAGATGGCCATGCGTGCCAAGTCCAAGTCCTGCCATGACCTGTCTGTGCTCTAG
- the CIAO2B gene encoding cytosolic iron-sulfur assembly component 2B, which translates to MPTVAGRGSAMVGSGGMGGGLLENANPLIYERSGDRPVTAGEEDEQVPDSIDAREIFDLIRSINDPEHPLTLEELNVVEQVRVQVSDPESTVAVAFTPTIPHCSMATLIGLSIKVKLLRSLPQRFKMDVHITPGTHASEHAVNKQLADKERVAAALENTHLLEVVNQCLSARS; encoded by the exons ATGCCTACGGTCGCCGGCCGCGGTTCCGCGATGGTGGGCAGCGGCGGGATGGGGGGCGGTCTCCTGGAGAACGCTAACCCCCTCATCTACGAACGCTCTGGGGACCGGCCAGTGACCGCCGGCGAGGAGGACGAGCAGGTTCCAGACAGCATCGACGCGCGCGAGATCTTCG ATTTGATTCGCTCCATCAATGACCCGGAGCATCCCCTGACGCTAGAAGAATTGAACGTAGTAGAGCAAGTCCGGGTTCAG GTGAGCGACCCTGAGAGCACAGTGGCTGTGGCCTTCACACCCACCATTCCACACTGCAGTATGGCCACCCTTATTGGCCTCTCCATCAAAGTCAAGCTTCTGCGATCCCTTCCCCAGCGTTTCAAG aTGGATGTGCACATTACACCAGGGACCCATGCCTCAGAACATGCAG TGAACAAGCAGCTTGCAGATAAAGAGCGGGTTGCAGCCGCCCTAGAGAACACCCACCTGCTTGAAGTTGTGAACCAGTGTTTATCAGCCCGGTCTTGA
- the LOC138418497 gene encoding small ribosomal subunit protein uS14-like — protein sequence MGHQQLCWIHQRSFGQSSRSCWVCSNHHGLIQKYGLKMCRQHFHQYAKDISFIKLG from the coding sequence ATGGGTCACCAGCAGCTCTGTTGGATCCATCAGAGAAGCTTTGGCCAGAGTTCTCGCTCTTGCTGGGTCTGCTCAAACCACCATGGTCTGATCCAAAAATACGGCCTCAAAATGTGCCGCCAGCATTTCCACCAGTATGCGAAGGACATCAGCTTCATTAAGTTGGGCTAA